GGGCCGGAAGGTCGGCGACGGTAACCAAACGGTTGGTCCCTTCGCTCACGGTAACCGGGCGTTCGGTGGTCGTGCGCAACGTCAGGCACGGGATGCCGAGATAGGTGGTTTCCTCCTGCACGCCGCCGGAATCGGTGATCGCGCACGCCGCCCCACGGACCAGGCTCATGAATTCGACGTAGCCCATCGGCTCGGCGAGAACGACCCGCGGATCGGCGGCGAGACGTTCGAGCAACCCGAACGCCTCGAGTTGCTTGCGGGTACGGGGGTGGAGCGGAAACGCCACGACGAGATCGCGCGCCACGGCACGCAGGGTTTCGACGATCGCGGCGAGCGCCTCGCACCCATCGACGTTGCTCGGGCGATGGAGCGTGACGACGGCGTAACCGCCGGGCCGGACTCCGAGCCTGTCCGGTATCTTCGCCGCTTCGATGCGGGAGCGGTGCAACTCGAAGGCATCGATCATGATATTGCCGACGCGCACGACCTTGTCGGGCGCGACGCCCTCCCGCCGGAGGTTGGCATCGGCGTCCGGCGACGGGGTCCACAACAGATCGGCGAGCGCGTCGGTGACGAGGCGGTTGATTTCCTCGGGCATGGTTCGGTCGAAGCTTCTGAGGCCGGCTTCGAGATGGGCGACCGGGATCAGGAGTTTCTTGGCGGCGATGGTCGCCGCCATCGTCGAGTTGACGTCGCCCACCACCACGGTCCAATCGGGCCGCTCGCCGAGGCACAGCTTTTCGTAGGCGACCATGACGCCCGCGGTTTGCTCGGCGTGGCTGCCGCTGCCGACGCCCAGATTGTGATCGGGTTCGGGCATGCCGAGATCGCGGAAGAACACCTCCGACATTCCGGCGTCGTAATGCTGGCCGGTATGCACCAGGACCGGCCGGCACCAACCGCGGGCGACGAGTTCGCGATGGAGTGGCGCCGCCTTCATGAAATTGGGCCGGGCGGCGACCACGATGTGGACGAGCAGAGGCATCGGCTAAAGGCGCATCAATTCGATCGGCGCGGGCTTGGCCTTCCGATCGAGGCACCGGCGCACGTCGTAGACCAGACCGCCCGGCTTGACCAGCGGCGCGACCAGGGACCAGCCGCCCGTGCGGTAGGCAGCATGCGGCACGGCGAGGATTGCAGCTTCCGCGGGAGCGAATGACTCGACGGGCATAAGCCGGATGCCGAATTCCTTCTCCACCGCGACGGCGTCGGCGCACGGATCGGCGACGGCGACCCGCACCCCGAATGAAACAAGCTCGCGCACCAAATCGACGACCTTGCTGTTGCGGAAGTCGGGCACATCCTCCTTGAACGTGATGCCGAGGACGTTGACCGCGAGC
This genomic window from Rhodospirillales bacterium contains:
- a CDS encoding UDP-N-acetylglucosamine 2-epimerase (non-hydrolyzing) → MPLLVHIVVAARPNFMKAAPLHRELVARGWCRPVLVHTGQHYDAGMSEVFFRDLGMPEPDHNLGVGSGSHAEQTAGVMVAYEKLCLGERPDWTVVVGDVNSTMAATIAAKKLLIPVAHLEAGLRSFDRTMPEEINRLVTDALADLLWTPSPDADANLRREGVAPDKVVRVGNIMIDAFELHRSRIEAAKIPDRLGVRPGGYAVVTLHRPSNVDGCEALAAIVETLRAVARDLVVAFPLHPRTRKQLEAFGLLERLAADPRVVLAEPMGYVEFMSLVRGAACAITDSGGVQEETTYLGIPCLTLRTTTERPVTVSEGTNRLVTVADLPAQVKAVLAGEWPRGRKPEMWDGRTAGRVADSLARFAGVRPMVSI